The following proteins come from a genomic window of Paraburkholderia sprentiae WSM5005:
- a CDS encoding LysR family transcriptional regulator has translation MDLIELEIFCAVAEGRSITRAAAQLNRVQSNVTTRIKHLEHDLGVPLFFRGGRGMTLTPAGERLLGYAHKILAPAREARHALGARVPSGVLRIGTVESVAELWLPCVIGTYHQRWSDVQIEVSTNTSRALVDQVRGGAIECAFVAQVEGGAHVQAELAADSLIGESGLHATKIGGDELLAVLPASSGMSAARRYTIATTAEGNAYRALAHNWLADNGVDIDPQQEAIELSSYPALLMSAMVGDVIALFPRSVLEPLELPRGSSTVRFAVEHLPRQQRWLYEQCVR, from the coding sequence ATGGATCTGATCGAGCTTGAAATTTTCTGCGCCGTCGCTGAGGGCCGCAGCATCACGCGCGCGGCGGCGCAGCTCAATCGCGTCCAGTCGAACGTTACGACGCGGATCAAACACCTCGAGCATGATCTCGGCGTCCCGTTGTTCTTCCGCGGCGGGCGCGGCATGACGCTGACGCCGGCGGGCGAGCGACTGCTCGGCTACGCGCATAAGATCTTGGCGCCGGCACGCGAGGCACGCCATGCGCTGGGAGCGAGGGTGCCGAGCGGCGTGCTGCGCATCGGCACGGTAGAGAGCGTCGCGGAACTTTGGCTGCCGTGTGTCATCGGCACCTATCACCAGCGTTGGTCCGACGTCCAGATCGAGGTCTCGACTAATACAAGTCGCGCGCTCGTCGATCAGGTACGCGGGGGCGCAATCGAATGTGCATTCGTGGCGCAGGTTGAGGGTGGGGCGCACGTTCAAGCCGAACTGGCAGCCGACTCGTTGATCGGGGAGTCCGGCCTGCATGCGACCAAGATCGGCGGCGATGAACTGCTGGCTGTGCTGCCCGCGTCGAGCGGTATGAGCGCGGCCCGGCGCTACACGATCGCGACTACCGCCGAGGGCAACGCCTATCGCGCGCTCGCCCATAACTGGCTCGCCGACAACGGCGTCGATATCGACCCGCAGCAGGAGGCAATTGAGCTGTCCTCGTACCCCGCCTTGCTGATGTCAGCGATGGTAGGCGATGTCATCGCGCTGTTCCCGAGATCAGTCCTCGAACCGCTAGAGTTGCCGCGCGGCAGCAGCACGGTGCGGTTCGCCGTCGAGCATCTACCTCGTCAGCAGCGCTGGCTTTACGAGCAGTGCGTTCGATGA